From a region of the Rutidosis leptorrhynchoides isolate AG116_Rl617_1_P2 unplaced genomic scaffold, CSIRO_AGI_Rlap_v1 contig136, whole genome shotgun sequence genome:
- the LOC139881256 gene encoding uncharacterized protein has protein sequence MVLDAAGPGFQSHFEDNAIEGLDHETQQFYGMLDSSNKPLFKGCDAHTELSMAMRMMSIKTDYNAPQGLINEFLQLAREFSPKEELCIPEDFYRTKKVVKNLGLKHLTYDCCINGCMLYYKDDENMEACRFCEAPRFKPRRKGNRRYKNVLFKKMHYLPLIPRLQRLYASPSSAQHMRWHYEHKRPEGVMCHPSDGKAWKHFDKVHQIFSEDPRNVRLGLCADGFNPYGIGASSYSCWPVVVTPYNMPPHMCLTAPFMFLTCVILGPKNPKALIDVYLQLLIDELKILWEGVPTYDISTNQNFLMKAALMWTINDFPAYGMLSGWSTAGVFACPHCMEKTKAFYLKFGHKPSWFDCHRQWLPASHPFRDNVTAFYKNRVEKGKALKRLTGEEMWERVGDMPKATNYGSWLPKLPGYGQTHNWKKKTIFWDLIYWKDNLLPHNLDPMHIEKNVFDNIFNTVMNLPGSKDNPQARQVLAAHCDRDKLHLRSHNGRNYKLKAIFSFSNKQRSEVLTWIKEDLRMPDGYASNISRGVNVE, from the coding sequence ATGGTTTTGGATGCTGCAGGGCCTGGATTTCAATCTCATTTTGAGGATAATGCAATCGAGGGACTAGATCACGAAACTCAACAATTTTATGGCATGTTGGATTCTTCAAATAAGCCATTGTTTAAAGGGTGTGATGCACACACAGAGTTATCGATGGCCATGAGGATGATGAGCATTAAAACAGATTACAATGCGCCACAAGGTCTTATCAACGAATTTCTTCAGCTCGCGAGGGAGTTTAGCCCAAAAGAAGAATTGTGCATACCTGAGGATTTTTATAGGACCAAGAAAGTGGTAAAGAATTTGGGGCTAAAGCACTTGACGTATGATTGTTGTATAAACGGATGCATGTTATATTACAAAGATGACGAAAATATGGAAGCATGTAGATTTTGTGAGGCACCACGTTTCAAGCCTAGGAGAAAGGGAAACAGAAGATATAAAAATGTACTATTTAAGAAAATGCACTACTTGCCACTCATTCCACGATTGCAGAGGTTGTATGCCTCTCCGAGTTCTGCACAGCACATGCGATGGCACTATGAGCATAAGAGGCCGGAAGGGGTGATGTGTCATCCATCAGATGGAAAAGCATGGAAGCATTTTGACAAGGTACATCAAATTTTTTCCGAAGACCCTCGTAATGTAAGATTAGGGCTGTGTGCAGACGGGTTCAACCCTTACGGAATAGGTGCTTCTTCATACTCTTGTTGGCCTGTTGTTGTGACCCCTTACAATATGCCCCCTCATATGTGTTTGACAGCTCCGTTCATGTTCCTCACGTGTGTCATTCTTGGACCAAAAAATCCAAAAGCATTGATAGATGTTTACCTTCAGCTGTTAATAGATGAGCTAAAGATTTTGTGGGAAGGTGTTCCCACTTATGATATCTCGACGAATCAAAATTTTTTAATGAAGGCTGCTCTAATGTGGACCATTAACGACTTTCCAGCATATGGTATGTTGTCTGGGTGGAGCACCGCTGGCGTATTTGCTTGTCCACATTGCATGGAGAAGACAAAGGCGTTCTATTTGAAATTTGGGCACAAACCTTCTTGGTTCGATTGTCATCGTCAATGGCTCCCTGCAAGTCATCCATTTAGAGATAATGTCACAGCATTCTACAAAAATAGGGTTGAGAAAGGAAAGGCTCTTAAGAGACTCACAGGTGAAGAGATGTGGGAGCGTGTTGGTGACATGCCTAAGGCAACTAATTATGGGTCCTGGTTGCCTAAGTTACCGGGATATGGACAGACACATAACTGGAAGAAGAAGACCATTTTTTGGGACTTGATATATTGGAAGGATAACCTACTTCCTCATAACTTGGATCCAATGCATATAGAGAagaatgtttttgataatatttttaaCACAGTGATGAACTTGCCGGGGTCTAAGGATAATCCACAAGCACGACAAGTTTTAGCTGCACATTGTGACAGAGACAAGTTACACCTCAGGTCACATAACGGAAGAAATTATAAGCTGAAAGCAATATTTTCTTTCTCTAATAAACAAAGAAGTGAAGTTTTGACATGGATAAAGGAAGACTTGAGAATGCCAGATGGATATGCCTCAAATATATCTAGAGGTGTAAATGTCGAGTAG
- the LOC139881257 gene encoding small ribosomal subunit protein eS10z-like, translating into MVLFAGWFAVMEKTMENNIHTPQPYSLSSRGEQSKRKHISLILCIAAPIFTMIISEKNRREISKYLFQEGVCFAKKDFNLAKHPDIDVPNLQVIKLMQSFKSKEYVRETFAWMHYYWFLTNEGIEFLRTYLNLPTEIVPATLKKQAKPLGRPMGGPPGDRPRGPRGGFEGERRFGDREGYRSGPRAPGGDFGGDKGGAPADYQPSFRGGPSGRPGFGRGGGGFGAGAGNSDLS; encoded by the exons ATGGTCCTGTTTGCTGGCTGGTTTGCTGTAATGGAAAAAACAATGGAGAACAACATACACACGCCT CAGCCATATAGTCTGAGTTCAAGAGGAGAGCAAAGCAAACGAAAGCATATCTCTCTCATTCTCTGCATAGCTGCCCCCATCTTCACCATG ATTATTTCAGAGAAGAACCGTCGTGAGATCTCCAAATACCTCTTCCAAG AGGGTGTTTGCTTTGCTAAGAAGGACTTCAATTTGGCAAAGCACCCAGATATAGATGTGCCCAATTTGCAAGTCATCAAGCTGATGCAAAGCTTCAAGTCAAAGGAGTATGTCCGTGAGACCTTTGCTTGGATGCACTATTACTGGTTCCTTACCAATGAAGGTATTGAGTTCCTTAGGACTTACCTAAACCTTCCCACTGAAATCGTCCCCGCTACGTTGAAGAAGCAAGCCAAGCCCCTTGGAAGGCCAATGGGTGGGCCCCCTGGTGATCGCCCACG TGGTCCACGGGGCGGCTTTGAGGGAGAGAGGAGATTCGGTGACCGTGAGGGATACCGTAGTGGACCCAGAGCCCCAGGTGGTGACTTCGGCGGTGACAAAGGAGGAGCACCAGCTGACTACCAACCTTCTTTCAGG GGAGGACCAAGCGGAAGGCCAGGATTTGGTCGTGGAGGTGGTGGCTTTGGTGCCGGCGCTGGAAACTCAGATCTCTCTTAA